The DNA window GGCAAGCGACGTCTCGATGGCGGTGCCGTTCACCTCGCCGTCCCCTTGGGCGGCGTGACCGTCACCAGTGGAGAAAAGGGCTCCGACGTTCCAGACCGGCAAATAGATGGTGCTGCCCGACGTCAGCTCCTTGCAATCCAAGTTGCCGCCGAACTCACGCGGCTCCTTGCTGTTCTGCCGCCCGACGGCGGCCGGCGGGGCGACTGCAAGCTGGCCAAAGAATGGCGCCAGCGGGATCCTGAAGCCGGAGGGCATCAACGCGATCTTGGACTGAAGATCGAGCGCCACATGCATGAGACGCGTATAGCGGTAGTCCTCGGGAACGGTGCCCATGTAGCTGCGGAAGATGTTCCAACCCCAGTTCTGGCGCAGCTCGATGTCGAGGATCTTCACCTCCAGCACGTCGCCGATCTCGGCGCCGCGGACGTAAACTGGTCCTGTGAATATATGATTCCCCGAGCCCTTTTTCACTTTGTGAATGACTTCGAGGAGATCCGGAAGGAGATCGAAGCCGCGGTCGGCCGGCGGCAGCCATTCCGGACCGCCGGTGACGCATTCGATCCGCACCTGCTCCCCTGAATCTATGGTGAGAGCGGGAGGGATCGCGGCATCGAGATAACCCCAATGGACCGTCGCGGGGGTCGCCTTAA is part of the Candidatus Binatia bacterium genome and encodes:
- a CDS encoding acetamidase/formamidase family protein: MLKQNSQIKVLKATPATVHWGYLDAAIPPALTIDSGEQVRIECVTGGPEWLPPADRGFDLLPDLLEVIHKVKKGSGNHIFTGPVYVRGAEIGDVLEVKILDIELRQNWGWNIFRSYMGTVPEDYRYTRLMHVALDLQSKIALMPSGFRIPLAPFFGQLAVAPPAAVGRQNSKEPREFGGNLDCKELTSGSTIYLPVWNVGALFSTGDGHAAQGDGEVNGTAIETSLAGTFEFVVRKDLGWKIPRAETPTHYITFGLDPDLDDAARQCLKEMISWIIALTGIHKDEAYSLCSFVCDLHVTQTVNNVKGVHAMLPKSVLVK